A portion of the Oscillospiraceae bacterium genome contains these proteins:
- a CDS encoding competence/damage-inducible protein A gives MTAEIISVGTELLLGNILNTNAQYLSRELAALGITVQRESTIGDNHGRLADFVNEAKQRCDLLVFTGGLGPTADDLTKETVASCYGDTLAFDAEEWDKIVAYFTRTGRTVTPNNRKQAMVPVKGHKVVNRHGTAPGAWFEQEGRCAVLMPGVPHEMKAMWQEEVRPLLLARQNCALHSLTLRVLGGESNLEYQVRDLLENANPTAAIYCKTGECEIRITARAKTDTEAETMCRAYAKKFYDLLGDAVYDEDVAGLEETVVHTLQHKGLTLATAESCTGGMIAQRITNVSGASEVFGYGFVTYWEQAKAKLVGVDPAVIEQYNVVSAPVAAQMALGAAQAAGADIGISVTGVAGPTGGDAVRPVGTVYLGAARGDTVYVEKLFVSRPDRALIRARAAQEALVLALRLAQDKVPAATKPLTAADCRDAAALEALNAAFLAE, from the coding sequence ATGACTGCAGAGATCATCAGTGTCGGCACCGAGCTGCTGCTCGGCAACATTCTCAACACCAATGCCCAGTACCTCAGCCGGGAGCTGGCCGCGCTGGGCATCACGGTCCAGCGGGAGAGCACCATCGGTGACAACCACGGCCGCCTGGCGGATTTTGTCAACGAGGCCAAGCAGCGCTGCGACCTGCTGGTGTTCACCGGTGGGCTGGGCCCCACGGCGGACGACCTGACCAAGGAGACCGTGGCCTCCTGCTACGGCGACACTCTGGCCTTTGACGCGGAAGAGTGGGACAAGATCGTGGCCTACTTTACCCGCACCGGCCGCACGGTCACCCCCAACAACCGCAAGCAGGCCATGGTGCCGGTAAAAGGCCATAAGGTGGTGAACCGCCACGGCACCGCGCCGGGTGCCTGGTTTGAGCAGGAGGGCCGCTGCGCCGTGCTGATGCCCGGTGTGCCCCACGAGATGAAGGCCATGTGGCAGGAGGAAGTGCGCCCGCTGCTGCTGGCGCGGCAGAACTGCGCCCTGCACAGTCTGACGCTGCGGGTGCTGGGCGGCGAGAGCAACCTGGAATATCAGGTGCGGGATCTGCTGGAAAATGCGAACCCCACCGCCGCCATCTACTGCAAGACCGGCGAATGCGAGATCCGCATCACCGCCCGGGCCAAGACCGACACGGAAGCCGAAACAATGTGCCGCGCCTATGCCAAAAAGTTCTATGATCTGCTGGGCGATGCGGTGTATGATGAGGATGTGGCCGGGCTGGAAGAAACGGTGGTGCACACCCTGCAGCACAAGGGGCTGACCCTTGCCACAGCAGAGAGCTGCACGGGCGGCATGATCGCCCAGCGCATCACCAACGTGTCCGGTGCAAGCGAGGTGTTCGGCTACGGCTTCGTGACCTACTGGGAGCAGGCCAAGGCAAAGCTGGTGGGGGTGGACCCTGCCGTGATCGAGCAGTACAACGTGGTATCTGCTCCGGTGGCGGCACAGATGGCGCTGGGCGCGGCGCAGGCTGCCGGGGCCGACATCGGCATCAGTGTCACCGGCGTGGCCGGGCCGACCGGCGGCGATGCTGTGCGGCCGGTGGGCACCGTGTATCTGGGTGCTGCCCGCGGTGATACCGTGTATGTGGAAAAGCTGTTCGTTTCCCGGCCGGACCGGGCGCTCATCCGTGCCCGCGCCGCGCAGGAAGCACTGGTGCTGGCCCTGCGGCTGGCGCAGGACAAGGTGCCTGCCGCCACAAAGCCGCTGACCGCCGCCGACTGCCGCGATGCAGCCGCGCTAGAGGCCCTGAACGCCGCCTTTCTTGCAGAATAA
- the thiI gene encoding tRNA 4-thiouridine(8) synthase ThiI — MHEIILGYQGEMSLKGLNRNQFESAMMKILRYRLKTVGKFKVYCTQSTFYMEPEEEDVDMDLAFDRVSKVFGLASLSRAVVCDKDFDTICQTAEEYLGASLHGIRTFKVEARRSDKSYPMTSPELMRELGAYLLGKHNYLKVDVHNPQFKVIVEIRDYGAYIHGPKVPGEGGLPVGTSGRALNMLSGGIDSPVAAYRMAKRGLALDHIHFASPPYTSERAKLKVKALAQLTSIYTGSSNLFVVPYTKPQEYIRDNAPDVLFTVLMRRSMMRIANVIAKRQGCEALVTGESLAQVASQTVKALQCTDAAQDLPILRPLIGMDKTEIVETARHINTFETSILPYEDCCTIFTPPHPKIRPELEEILEAEAAMPGLAALEAEAAENAERIRIRITDQVEFEG; from the coding sequence ATGCATGAGATCATTCTGGGCTATCAGGGCGAAATGTCCCTGAAAGGCCTCAACCGCAACCAGTTCGAGTCGGCCATGATGAAGATCCTGCGCTACCGGCTCAAGACCGTGGGCAAGTTCAAGGTGTACTGCACCCAGTCCACCTTCTACATGGAGCCGGAGGAAGAGGACGTGGACATGGACCTGGCCTTCGACCGGGTGAGCAAGGTGTTCGGTCTGGCGTCCCTCAGCCGTGCCGTGGTCTGCGACAAGGACTTTGACACCATCTGCCAGACCGCCGAGGAGTACCTCGGTGCCAGCCTGCACGGCATCCGCACCTTCAAGGTGGAGGCCCGCCGTTCCGACAAGAGCTACCCCATGACCAGCCCGGAGCTGATGCGGGAGCTGGGCGCCTACCTGCTGGGCAAGCACAACTACCTCAAGGTGGACGTGCACAACCCGCAGTTCAAGGTCATCGTGGAGATCCGTGATTACGGTGCGTATATTCACGGCCCGAAAGTACCGGGTGAGGGTGGTCTGCCTGTGGGCACCAGCGGCCGCGCCCTGAATATGCTGTCCGGCGGCATCGACAGCCCGGTGGCAGCTTACCGCATGGCAAAGCGCGGTCTGGCCCTGGATCACATTCATTTTGCGTCCCCTCCGTATACTTCGGAGCGTGCAAAACTCAAAGTTAAGGCTCTGGCCCAGCTCACCAGCATCTATACCGGCAGTTCCAACCTGTTTGTGGTGCCCTACACCAAACCGCAGGAATACATCCGGGATAACGCCCCCGATGTGCTGTTCACGGTGCTCATGCGCCGCAGCATGATGCGCATTGCCAACGTCATCGCAAAGCGGCAGGGCTGCGAAGCACTGGTCACCGGCGAGAGCCTGGCTCAGGTGGCCAGCCAGACCGTCAAGGCCCTGCAGTGCACCGACGCCGCACAGGACCTGCCCATCCTGCGCCCGCTCATCGGCATGGACAAGACCGAGATCGTGGAGACGGCCCGCCACATCAATACCTTTGAGACCAGCATCCTGCCCTATGAGGACTGCTGCACCATCTTCACGCCCCCGCACCCGAAGATCCGCCCGGAGCTGGAAGAGATCCTGGAAGCCGAAGCCGCCATGCCGGGCCTTGCCGCACTGGAAGCCGAGGCCGCCGAGAACGCCGAGCGCATCCGCATCCGCATCACCGATCAGGTAGAATTCGAGGGTTGA
- a CDS encoding cysteine desulfurase gives MLQNPELHYLDNAATTIVAPEVADVIDKAMREHWANPSSLYGPGARSEEALNAARAAVARTLGCKAKELYFTSCGSESNNLALLGAARTRTFGKDIVVSGFEHPSVQRPLEDLAKRGYNVTVVKPRADGTLDINEMLEHVGKNTILVACMMVNNEVGTRNDVERLAAEVKRRNSRTIVHVDAVQAWMRVPIKLDNIDTLAVSGHKIHAPKGIGALYLSDRLVQAFQPPYLGGEQERGLRPGTENLPYAMGLAAAAARLAKTMKSRDTAMRALNQRLRDGLAAFPEVVLNSPADAVPEVLNFSENCIKSETMLAFLAEAQIYVSSASACGRGQPSHTLAAMGRDPLAIDTAIRVSFCADNTPEDVDAFLNRFEDGMKHLQRIRK, from the coding sequence ATGCTGCAAAATCCTGAATTGCATTATCTGGACAATGCCGCCACCACCATCGTGGCACCGGAGGTGGCAGACGTCATCGACAAGGCCATGCGGGAGCACTGGGCCAACCCCTCCAGCCTGTACGGCCCCGGTGCCCGCAGCGAGGAAGCACTGAACGCCGCCCGCGCTGCCGTGGCCCGGACCCTGGGCTGCAAGGCAAAGGAGCTGTATTTTACCTCCTGCGGCAGCGAGAGCAACAATCTGGCCCTGCTGGGGGCCGCCCGCACCCGTACCTTTGGTAAGGACATCGTGGTGTCCGGCTTCGAGCACCCCAGCGTCCAGCGCCCGCTGGAAGATCTGGCAAAGCGCGGCTACAACGTGACCGTGGTGAAGCCCCGCGCCGACGGCACGCTGGACATCAACGAGATGCTGGAGCATGTGGGCAAAAACACCATCCTCGTGGCCTGCATGATGGTGAACAACGAGGTGGGTACCCGGAACGATGTGGAGCGTCTGGCGGCCGAGGTCAAGCGCCGCAACAGCCGCACCATCGTGCATGTGGACGCCGTGCAGGCGTGGATGCGGGTGCCCATCAAGCTGGACAACATCGACACTCTGGCGGTGAGCGGCCATAAGATCCACGCGCCCAAGGGCATCGGTGCGCTGTACCTGTCCGACCGGCTGGTGCAGGCGTTCCAGCCGCCGTATCTGGGCGGCGAGCAGGAGCGCGGGCTGCGCCCTGGCACCGAGAACCTGCCTTACGCCATGGGCCTTGCCGCCGCGGCCGCCCGCCTTGCCAAAACCATGAAGAGCCGCGACACCGCCATGCGGGCGCTGAACCAGCGCCTGCGGGACGGGCTGGCGGCCTTCCCGGAAGTGGTGCTCAACAGCCCGGCGGATGCCGTGCCGGAGGTGCTGAACTTCAGTGAAAACTGCATCAAGAGCGAAACGATGCTGGCATTCCTGGCCGAAGCGCAGATCTACGTTTCCTCGGCCAGTGCCTGCGGCCGGGGCCAGCCCAGCCACACGCTGGCGGCTATGGGCCGGGACCCGCTGGCCATCGACACCGCCATCCGGGTGTCCTTCTGCGCCGACAACACCCCGGAGGACGTGGATGCCTTCCTCAACCGCTTCGAGGACGGCATGAAGCACCTGCAGAGGATCCGGAAATAA
- a CDS encoding formate--tetrahydrofolate ligase encodes MKTDIEIAQEAKMKPITEIAAQLGLADEDVIPYGRYKAKINHRLIHNAKKQGKLILVTAISPTPAGEGKTTTSVGLADAMNALGKKTMLCLREPSLGPVFGIKGGAAGGGYAQVVPMEDINLHFTGDLHAIGTANNLLAAMIDNSIQQGNPLNIDPRRITWKRCMDMNDRQLRFIVDGLGGKVNGTPREDGFDITVASEVMAIFCLATSISDLKERLSRIVCAYTYDGKPVTAGQIGAAGAMTALLKDALDPNLVQTLENNPAIIHGGPFANIAHGCNSVLATKLSLSLADYTITEAGFGADLGAEKFLDIKCRYAGIAPSACVLVATVRALKSHGGVAKADLSQPNLEAVKAGAANLIRHIDNLKNGFGLPVVVAINAFPTDTPEEQAYVEQVCAEQGVPCVLSEVFAKGGEGGKALAEKVLEVMEDRPIQYTYPLDMPLKDKINAIATKIYRADGVNYSAAASKTLAELTEMGYGDLPVCIAKTQYSFSDNAKLTGAPTGFTMEVREVRLAAGAGFVVVICGSIMTMPGLPKKPAAVGIDVDADGKITGLF; translated from the coding sequence ATGAAAACCGATATCGAGATCGCGCAGGAAGCTAAAATGAAACCCATCACCGAGATCGCCGCCCAGCTGGGTCTGGCCGACGAGGACGTGATCCCCTACGGCCGCTACAAGGCCAAGATCAACCACCGGCTGATCCACAACGCGAAAAAGCAGGGCAAGCTGATCCTTGTCACCGCCATCAGCCCCACCCCGGCCGGTGAGGGCAAGACCACCACCAGCGTGGGCCTGGCCGACGCCATGAACGCACTGGGCAAAAAGACCATGCTCTGCCTGCGCGAGCCCAGCCTGGGCCCCGTGTTCGGCATCAAGGGCGGCGCAGCCGGCGGCGGCTACGCACAGGTGGTGCCCATGGAGGACATCAACCTGCACTTCACCGGGGACCTGCACGCCATCGGCACCGCCAACAACCTGCTGGCCGCCATGATCGACAACAGCATCCAGCAGGGCAACCCGCTGAACATCGACCCCCGCCGCATCACCTGGAAGCGCTGCATGGATATGAACGACCGCCAGCTGCGCTTCATCGTGGACGGCCTGGGCGGCAAGGTGAACGGCACCCCCCGCGAGGACGGTTTTGATATCACCGTGGCCAGCGAAGTGATGGCCATCTTCTGCCTGGCCACCAGCATCTCCGACCTGAAGGAGCGTCTGTCCAGGATCGTGTGTGCCTACACCTACGACGGCAAGCCGGTGACCGCCGGTCAGATCGGTGCCGCCGGTGCCATGACCGCCCTGCTGAAGGATGCCCTGGACCCGAACCTCGTCCAGACACTGGAGAACAACCCCGCCATCATCCACGGCGGCCCCTTCGCCAACATTGCCCACGGCTGCAACAGCGTGCTGGCCACCAAGCTGAGCCTGTCGCTGGCCGACTACACCATCACCGAGGCCGGTTTCGGTGCCGACCTGGGCGCGGAGAAGTTCCTGGACATCAAGTGCCGCTATGCCGGCATCGCACCCAGTGCCTGCGTGCTGGTGGCCACCGTGCGCGCCCTCAAGAGCCACGGCGGCGTGGCCAAGGCAGACCTGAGCCAGCCCAACCTGGAAGCCGTCAAGGCCGGCGCGGCCAACCTGATCCGCCACATCGACAACCTGAAGAACGGCTTCGGCCTGCCGGTGGTGGTGGCCATCAACGCCTTCCCCACCGATACCCCGGAAGAGCAGGCCTATGTGGAGCAGGTGTGCGCCGAGCAGGGCGTGCCCTGCGTGCTGAGCGAGGTGTTCGCCAAGGGCGGCGAGGGCGGCAAGGCTCTGGCCGAGAAGGTACTGGAAGTGATGGAGGACCGTCCCATCCAGTACACCTACCCGCTGGACATGCCCCTGAAGGACAAGATCAACGCCATTGCCACCAAGATCTACCGTGCCGACGGCGTGAACTACAGCGCCGCCGCCAGCAAGACGCTGGCCGAGCTGACCGAGATGGGCTACGGCGACCTGCCCGTGTGCATTGCCAAGACCCAGTACAGCTTCAGCGACAACGCCAAGCTCACCGGTGCCCCCACCGGCTTTACCATGGAGGTGCGTGAGGTGCGTCTGGCCGCCGGTGCCGGTTTCGTGGTGGTCATCTGCGGCAGCATCATGACCATGCCGGGCCTGCCCAAGAAGCCCGCTGCCGTGGGCATCGACGTGGACGCCGACGGCAAGATCACCGGCCTGTTCTGA
- a CDS encoding GDSL-type esterase/lipase family protein, protein MADYQEYRRRVLHRRWRRRFMAAGLLFLLVLLGAVGVMWKHLHRDPAQTRQDTILQEITEDNTWNTLQYASTRPLTVQTLSTGTTTALDFRMAALPRTAPVEKSWFSQVSFVGDSLTQGMQMYDTGLPGAMFCAYRGVGPNAIVNGTSCKRADGAAEVPLDALTAQQPKAVYLLLGTNVLGTDSDYTSFLTYYRLMLDMITQALPGTPVYVQSVTPVRPEVAVKKGHEGLNRDRLCRINDELAAVALEKNCYFLNLWEVLADENGDLKAEYAQPDGYHLKPEGYTAWVDYLCSHTAG, encoded by the coding sequence ATGGCTGATTATCAGGAATACCGGCGGCGGGTGCTGCACCGGCGGTGGCGTCGGCGCTTTATGGCGGCAGGGCTGCTGTTTCTGCTGGTGCTGCTGGGGGCGGTGGGCGTGATGTGGAAGCACCTGCACCGTGACCCGGCCCAGACACGGCAGGACACCATCCTGCAGGAGATCACGGAGGACAACACCTGGAACACGCTGCAATATGCGTCCACCCGCCCGCTCACGGTGCAGACGCTGTCTACTGGCACCACGACGGCGCTGGACTTCCGCATGGCGGCGCTGCCCCGCACCGCCCCGGTGGAAAAAAGCTGGTTCTCACAGGTGAGCTTTGTGGGCGACAGCTTGACCCAGGGCATGCAGATGTACGACACCGGCCTGCCGGGTGCCATGTTCTGCGCCTACCGGGGGGTGGGCCCCAATGCCATCGTCAACGGCACCAGCTGCAAGCGGGCCGACGGCGCAGCCGAAGTGCCGCTGGACGCCCTGACCGCCCAGCAGCCCAAGGCAGTGTATCTGCTGCTGGGCACCAACGTGCTGGGCACGGACAGCGATTACACCAGCTTTCTCACCTATTACCGGCTGATGCTGGATATGATCACCCAGGCGCTGCCGGGTACGCCGGTGTATGTGCAGTCCGTCACCCCGGTGCGGCCGGAGGTGGCTGTGAAAAAGGGCCACGAGGGTCTCAACCGCGACCGCCTGTGCCGCATCAACGATGAGCTGGCCGCCGTGGCACTGGAAAAGAACTGCTATTTCCTCAACCTGTGGGAGGTGCTGGCCGACGAGAACGGCGACCTGAAGGCCGAATACGCCCAGCCGGACGGCTACCACCTCAAGCCGGAAGGCTACACGGCCTGGGTGGATTACCTGTGCAGCCACACGGCAGGGTGA
- the efp gene encoding elongation factor P, translating to MISAGEFRNGVTFEQDGQVLQVVEFQHVKPGKGAAFVRTKTKNVITGSVVETSYNPTAKFPQAFIERKDVTYSYEDGDLYHFMDNETYDDIPVNASDVPDNFKFCKENELCKLLSYKGKVFSVEIPNFIELEVTQTEPGVKGNTATNTLKPATVETGAEIRVPLFINEGDHIRIDTRTGEYMERV from the coding sequence ATGATTTCTGCAGGCGAGTTTCGCAACGGCGTGACCTTTGAGCAGGACGGCCAGGTTCTTCAGGTCGTTGAGTTCCAGCACGTCAAGCCCGGCAAGGGCGCTGCCTTTGTCCGCACCAAGACCAAGAACGTGATCACCGGCTCTGTGGTTGAGACCAGCTACAACCCCACCGCTAAGTTCCCGCAGGCTTTCATCGAGCGCAAGGACGTGACCTACAGCTATGAGGATGGCGATCTGTACCACTTCATGGACAACGAGACTTACGATGACATCCCCGTCAACGCAAGCGATGTGCCCGATAACTTCAAGTTCTGCAAGGAGAACGAGCTGTGCAAGCTGCTGAGCTACAAGGGCAAGGTGTTCAGCGTCGAGATCCCCAACTTCATCGAGCTGGAAGTCACCCAGACCGAGCCGGGTGTCAAGGGCAACACTGCCACCAACACCCTGAAGCCCGCTACCGTCGAGACCGGTGCTGAGATCCGTGTGCCCCTGTTCATCAACGAGGGCGACCACATCCGCATTGATACCCGCACGGGCGAGTATATGGAGCGCGTCTGA